The DNA segment TCTTTCTTCTCTTGTCTTTCAATACTTTACCAGAgtttttgatttgtttgaaaAGTTTTCAACTATATATAACTCCACTTTTGTTCTTAAATTTTTGCGCTTGtcttttaaaaaagatttcATGCACATTATATGATTGATTTGTCTTTGAATCATGAACCATgaatcttaatatttaaaatgaaattagtttCATATATAGTAAGATTTGAatacaaaatcaaattcaaatttttggttTGAGACCACATGCATGTATCTTTTATTTAAGAGACAATCTTAACGAACTAGGTAGGTAAGATAACTATAAGTCgtaaaattttctttctaaataaaaattcatataatttttttttatctaacttAGTTTTATATTACGCCATGTAacattttctttatattatttgaaGTGCTGAATATGTTATGGATTCAGATTTAAGCATGATCATGAAAGAACATGACAATAGTCTCTAAAGTCTAAACAGGAGTGATGAAATTCTCATGCAATCCAAGATTTGGCGATAATCATTGGCATTGGTGGTTGTGGTTGTCAAACATGGGATGCAACTCACTGTTGATTATAGCTATTTGACCACTAATGCACCATCCTTGTTCCCGACTAAACGAGACCAAAAGCACTAAGCAATTGATAATGTCCCATATTTTATGTATCTTGTTGGAATCCGTCGAAAGactaaaatatgtataaaaaaataaacttgtcTTTCAAAAAACCGACTCAAATCAAAGCCACCCCTCATGTGTATTCCCTCACCCATCTTTCAAATTACGTGCAACAACAACCGGTGTTTGATGTGCCAATTAAAGGAATTATTATGTATTATGAAAGTACTATATTAGATCTAGCAAACATTATAACATTATAACATGCTGACAACATAATTATGtagaatattatataaaatgaattaatatattGTTAATCGAAGCAGTATTGATCTTAGTTTcgtgaaataaaattttgaatttaaatcttttaaaaatatttcataaaaaattatatgtcaaATTTTTTGAACCGAGATTAATTatgaagaaaataagtatcaataacataataataaaatgaggtTATTATTACTCCAATTAAAGAGGTTATGTTAAAAGGGTGCAGTGGCATGCACTGAGGGAAAACATGATAATCTGGTAAAGGCAATGTAACCGACAAGAGACAGGGCTTAGGTAATTGGGTGGTCACATGCATGGCAATTACTTTGTGAATAGAAACATGTCATTTACCCAAACACGGTAGACCCAAGGGAATGTAACGTTTGAGAGGTGCACATCACATCAACCTCAGCTTCCTGGGTCCCACAGTGTTTCCTCACGACCTCATGCATCCAATCAATGCTTGCCACGTGTGTTAGGGTTGGATGCCCTTGTCAATTTTTCGTCTGTCTTTGGTCCAAATTGGCACGCTCTGTTTTTAGTTACATTCCATTTGTTTGAACAATCACGTCTTTCAACGAGTGCCATCATATACGtatgaataagtttttttaaattaaagattaagGGTGTCTTTTATGACTAATTCTATACACATATAAATATACTAAGACCTTATATTACATGAATATGTGTTGTATAAATAGGTTATTTAATGGGACTTGcgattattatttaaaaatttgataaccTATAAATTTTATACCtgaaaaagttatataaaaaaatactagcaACAcaccaatttattttaaaacgcATTAGGCCATCTATTCATTTGGGTCACATTAAGTCACACTAGTTgtataatactattttttttatttaacaattaattcaAACCGATTATATCCCTAATTTTCGGTCAAACCAATTCAACGAGTCCATCCAAGTTGATTTGTATGACAATGCTTTCCACTTTCCATAATTtcattgtataaaataattttggttggtgttttatTCTTCTGAATAGCCAAATTCGATTTCTATGAAACATACTTTTCAGagaagtaacaaatatcacgtgatttatttcaaaaaaacaaatatcatgCGATGAAAAATTTGTGatgaaattctaaattaaagattAGTTTCATAATTTATCTAGAAGATTATAACTTTTATaagaatcttttaaaatctaactgaaaagtcaaaaacttaattatgaTGATTAAAAACTCGTAAATAATTACTTATCAATATACAtttgatgaaaaaatattaaagactaTTTAAATgatattgtttaaaaataaatagtaactgttaattttttttattaaaaatataatatttaactttaataataatttatgctatatattttttttttttgacagaataatacatttttttaactaactttTTAAACCGGCTCTTACACTGAATAGAACGATCCACATATTCAAGTATATTTAACCGTCCATTCTCCATAGCATAGAGATTAAGTTGTGGGACTGAGTGGCtgctattatatatttataaagacTTGTGTAAGTCTCCAACATTCCCATACCCACCTTGCTCTCATTTTTTGGTGTTCCATTAATTTTCCTTTGGAAGAAGAAGCTATAGGCGATGGGAAATTGCCAAGCCATCGATGCAGCAACATTAGTGATTCAGCACCCGAATGGGAAAGTAGACAAGTTCTATGCACCTTTGAGTGCCACACATGTCATGAAAACCAACCCTGGTCACTATGTTGCTCTTCTCATCTCCACCACATTGTGTCCAACCAAGGACATTCAAAATTGCCCCAACAAGAGtgacatcaaaaacaaaaacgCCAACAACCCAGTTCGCATAACTCGAATCAAGCTTCTCAAGCCCACTGACACGCTTGTTCTTGGCCAAGTTTATAGACTCATCAAAACTCAAGGTTACTTAGTTCCAACTTGCAACTAcactctctttttgtttttttgacaCCAACGCTCTATTTGTTGTTAAAaaagttttatgttttttttgctTATTCCAAATTTGAGCCTTGAGAGGACGAGTCCTGATACAACAGTAAAGTTGTACCTTGGTTGCTAGTTTGGTCATGGTTTAAATCTAAAATACAGTCTCTTTACATATGTAAGGATAAGGTTACATACAACGAGGAGCCTTTGTACATTAGGATGCCCGTGTTATTACAAATTTGAGCCTTTAATTTAAAGAGCTTCTTTTTTGGGTTCAGAGGTCATGAAGGGTCTGAAGGAAAAGCAAAAGGCAAAGATGAGGCAAAACGTGCCAGAGTCAGCTCACAAGCCAGatttggagaaggagaaagtaGCAAGGAGGTCTGAAATGGAGGACAATAAGgtaaatttcaaccaaaaacattattcttttttcatttttaattttactatttcCATTTCCAACTAGTACATCATTTCAGCTATAGATTTGTTAAATCTTATAGAACGGGAGCTGATAATTGAGTGGAGCTTGATATGTAGTGTCTCTGCTTATGCCAATCAATTTTTCATCACCaaacatcattttttataaacagTAAATTTCATTACTGGAGTATCTTATAGGAGTTTGTAAATCtattcacatttatttttgCTAATCAAGGTTTGAATAGTTGACTTTACCCATTTCCccattcataaaatttaaatgaacaaAACTAGTATTGGATTTCAAAATGCTAGGAATTAGCCACCATAATCGGTCTAGTAGTCAAGATTTAGATAATTTACCTAAGATTTTCGGTTCAAACTTCATCATATTATAAGTATTGGATTTTGATAGAGATCCATTGTATGCTAATTCATAATTGCTGATGCCAACCCATATAATCGTTACTCGAATTTGATTTTTCAGGTAATTACCAAACCCGAAAGAGCTCGACCAAGGATTACAGCACCAACTAATAATGGTGCCACAGCTAAGACAAGATTTTGGCAACCCTCTTTACAAAGTATCTCAGAGGCTGCCAGCTGATCTTTGTTTTCAATGTTACCCACATGTGGTGTGAGGGACAGAGAAGCAactgaggaaaaaaaaaataaacagcaaaaaaaaaaagaaaaaaaaaccatgatTGCTTGGTCatgtgaaaatta comes from the Glycine soja cultivar W05 chromosome 6, ASM419377v2, whole genome shotgun sequence genome and includes:
- the LOC114416472 gene encoding uncharacterized protein LOC114416472, giving the protein MGNCQAIDAATLVIQHPNGKVDKFYAPLSATHVMKTNPGHYVALLISTTLCPTKDIQNCPNKSDIKNKNANNPVRITRIKLLKPTDTLVLGQVYRLIKTQEVMKGLKEKQKAKMRQNVPESAHKPDLEKEKVARRSEMEDNKVITKPERARPRITAPTNNGATAKTRFWQPSLQSISEAAS